In Actinomyces sp. zg-332, the following proteins share a genomic window:
- a CDS encoding O-methyltransferase, which yields MENYTQLDDLLELARQHSIEYGLKPISPSAGSTLRLLVSTTKAKAVAEIGTGTGSSGLWILRGLTNGGMLTTIDYESHCQSIAKKIFEKAGYKSNTVRIINDRALNVLPRMAKNAYDIVVIDGKVDETIYYYEYSKQMVRPGGLIVVLHSLHNGKVADPAMRDRDTICMRELLKTISKDEEVVSTLIGNDDGMTVCMKVLQ from the coding sequence ATTGAAAACTATACACAACTAGATGATTTACTAGAATTAGCTAGGCAACATAGTATCGAATACGGCTTAAAACCCATTTCACCTTCAGCTGGGTCTACCCTACGTTTACTTGTTTCTACTACTAAAGCAAAAGCTGTAGCTGAAATTGGCACTGGGACTGGTAGTTCTGGTCTATGGATTTTACGAGGCTTAACTAATGGCGGTATGCTAACAACTATTGATTACGAATCACACTGTCAGTCCATAGCCAAAAAAATATTCGAAAAAGCAGGCTACAAGAGTAACACTGTACGTATTATAAACGATAGAGCTTTAAACGTTTTACCACGCATGGCAAAGAACGCTTATGATATTGTCGTTATCGATGGCAAAGTAGATGAAACTATATACTACTATGAATACTCTAAGCAAATGGTACGTCCCGGTGGGCTAATAGTAGTTTTACATAGCTTACATAACGGAAAAGTTGCTGATCCAGCAATGCGTGACCGCGACACTATTTGTATGCGTGAACTATTAAAAACTATTAGCAAAGATGAAGAAGTCGTTTCAACTCTAATAGGTAATGATGACGGCATGACTGTATGTATGAAAGTCTTACAATAA
- a CDS encoding leucyl aminopeptidase family protein, translating into MSVDFNIFDAQKFSKFTFLSDKIDTVVKTNEIGTLILDSYISNLQNETQNEEEVKDVCVLDSYIAEISDLYGFDVKNHLENEGYKGKSGSTLKISLPKLNADLWENLPSNILVVGLGEKTLDDCRKAGLELGRGTVGTQSACVTFIDSLTDEQQIAFFDGILLSCYRQTRIASTNDLKDPVVNIFVLTQNEERASENLQESRRIAEATILARTLECVPSNVKNPKWLAENFEELVKQCENLDGELVFECMNADELRERGFNAILAVGSASVTPPCLVTIKWIPKNVRANTPKIVFVGKGITYDTGGLSLKPRESMVPMKTDMSGTATVVSAILSIAKAGLNVEVTAVATMAENAMGASSYRPGDVVKTYAGSTVEILNTDAEGRMVMADGLDYAISDLQADIVVDVATLTGAATFGLGRFHAATYSNDDEVWNKMSKASSVIGENVWRMPLVDDYREVLHSPIADICHVETEGTVGAGSITAALFLEHFVKGHKWCHLDIAGVGRAGKPMGEVSTNQPTGFGAALLYGFVKEYDK; encoded by the coding sequence GTGAGCGTTGACTTCAATATTTTTGACGCACAAAAGTTTTCAAAATTTACTTTTTTATCAGATAAAATTGACACAGTTGTCAAAACTAATGAAATTGGTACTCTAATACTGGACTCTTATATTTCAAATCTTCAAAATGAGACTCAAAATGAGGAAGAAGTAAAAGACGTTTGTGTTTTAGATTCTTATATTGCTGAAATATCTGACTTATATGGATTCGATGTAAAGAATCATCTAGAGAATGAAGGATACAAAGGTAAAAGTGGTAGCACACTAAAAATATCTTTACCTAAGCTAAATGCTGACCTTTGGGAAAATCTGCCTAGTAATATTCTCGTCGTGGGATTGGGAGAAAAAACTCTAGATGATTGTCGTAAAGCTGGGCTTGAACTAGGGCGAGGCACAGTTGGAACTCAAAGTGCTTGTGTTACTTTCATTGATAGTTTGACTGATGAACAGCAAATTGCTTTCTTTGATGGAATTTTGTTGTCTTGTTATCGACAAACACGTATTGCTTCAACAAATGATTTAAAAGACCCTGTGGTGAATATTTTTGTTCTAACTCAAAATGAAGAAAGAGCTTCTGAGAATTTACAGGAAAGCCGTAGGATAGCTGAGGCAACAATTCTAGCTCGTACACTAGAATGCGTTCCTTCAAACGTAAAGAATCCGAAATGGTTAGCTGAAAATTTTGAAGAATTGGTCAAACAGTGCGAAAACTTAGACGGGGAATTAGTGTTTGAATGCATGAATGCTGATGAGCTACGTGAGCGTGGTTTCAACGCTATCTTAGCTGTGGGTTCTGCTTCTGTTACACCTCCTTGCCTAGTTACTATCAAATGGATTCCTAAGAATGTACGTGCAAATACACCAAAAATTGTATTTGTAGGTAAAGGTATTACTTACGATACAGGTGGTTTATCACTCAAACCTCGCGAGAGCATGGTTCCAATGAAAACTGACATGAGTGGTACTGCAACTGTAGTATCTGCTATTTTGTCCATAGCTAAAGCTGGTTTGAATGTTGAAGTTACCGCTGTTGCAACAATGGCTGAAAATGCTATGGGGGCAAGTTCATATCGTCCAGGGGACGTAGTTAAGACTTATGCTGGTAGTACTGTGGAGATTCTAAACACTGATGCTGAGGGACGTATGGTTATGGCTGATGGTTTAGATTACGCAATTAGCGATTTACAGGCTGATATTGTTGTCGATGTTGCTACTTTGACAGGTGCTGCTACATTCGGATTAGGTCGTTTCCATGCTGCCACTTATTCTAACGATGATGAAGTTTGGAATAAAATGTCCAAAGCTAGTAGCGTAATTGGTGAAAATGTGTGGCGTATGCCTTTAGTAGACGATTACCGTGAAGTTTTGCATTCTCCTATAGCTGATATTTGTCATGTTGAAACTGAAGGAACTGTAGGAGCTGGTTCGATTACAGCAGCACTATTCTTAGAACACTTTGTAAAAGGACATAAGTGGTGTCACCTAGATATTGCTGGAGTTGGACGTGCAGGCAAACCTATGGGAGAAGTAAGCACCAACCAACCTACAGGTTTTGGAGCTGCGCTACTATACGGTTTTGTAAAAGAATATGATAAGTAA
- a CDS encoding phospho-sugar mutase, which produces MTEEHNLKIDIEVIKAWEKNDIDKNSREELKTLRLQAEKGSPEAIDYLNEAFKTDLAFGTAGLRAEMGPGPNKMNSSVVARAAKGISDYLLEKLGKNYKVVIGYDARYNSKDFATLSAKIITANKGKVYLLNSPQPTPVSVFASKKLKADATIVVTASHNPAEDNGYKVYLGKRLGGEYGDGVQIVPPADKEIFDLIKASPKPCDIKQKDDYEIIPSSILNEYISHVCSTTLKLFPANSNKNLKIVTTALHGVGGRALNTALFKLGFQYIWNVEEQHIPDPNFPTVEFPNPEEPGALELAIALAKKKNADIILANDPDADRCSVAIKTAKGYRQLNGDEIGSLLGNLVASQHKNKDVYLANSIVSSRLLSHIASSHNVKHTETLTGFKWIARTPKLVFGYEEAIGFCLDPDTIRDKDGISACLAIACYADALNDRNKTLQDILDIFALKFGLHFTSQLSIRAKQDLIEHGLENLKYNPPTFLASSKVVKIVDLMKPTNGLEPTPGYIFYTAANDRIIVRPSGTEPKIKCYIETIVPPEIVGPSYLAMKDMRNPMTQASGRIAQLKTDIRKATGL; this is translated from the coding sequence ATGACTGAAGAACACAATCTCAAGATAGATATTGAGGTAATCAAAGCTTGGGAGAAAAACGATATCGACAAAAATAGTCGAGAAGAATTGAAAACTTTAAGGCTGCAAGCTGAAAAGGGCTCTCCTGAAGCTATTGATTATTTGAACGAAGCTTTTAAAACAGACTTAGCTTTTGGAACTGCTGGTTTGAGAGCCGAAATGGGACCTGGCCCAAACAAGATGAATAGTTCAGTAGTCGCCCGTGCCGCTAAAGGAATTTCTGATTATCTTCTCGAAAAACTCGGTAAAAACTATAAAGTTGTAATAGGATATGACGCACGCTATAACTCTAAAGATTTTGCTACTTTAAGCGCAAAAATTATTACAGCAAATAAAGGTAAAGTCTATTTACTCAATTCCCCTCAGCCTACTCCTGTTAGTGTTTTCGCATCTAAAAAACTAAAAGCAGACGCCACAATAGTAGTAACAGCAAGCCATAATCCAGCTGAAGATAATGGTTACAAAGTCTATCTAGGCAAACGTCTAGGTGGAGAATATGGTGACGGAGTACAGATTGTTCCTCCAGCTGATAAAGAGATTTTTGACCTTATCAAAGCTTCTCCAAAACCTTGTGATATAAAACAAAAAGATGACTATGAAATAATTCCTTCAAGCATACTAAATGAATATATTTCCCACGTTTGCAGTACTACTTTAAAATTATTTCCAGCAAACTCAAACAAAAATTTAAAGATAGTAACTACTGCTCTACATGGTGTTGGCGGACGTGCTTTAAATACTGCTCTATTCAAACTAGGGTTCCAGTATATTTGGAATGTAGAAGAACAACACATTCCAGATCCTAACTTCCCTACTGTTGAATTTCCTAACCCTGAAGAACCAGGGGCTTTGGAACTAGCTATAGCTTTAGCTAAAAAGAAGAATGCTGATATTATTCTAGCCAATGATCCAGACGCTGATAGGTGTAGTGTGGCAATAAAAACTGCTAAGGGATATAGACAGCTTAATGGTGATGAAATTGGGTCGTTATTAGGAAATCTTGTTGCTAGCCAACATAAGAATAAAGATGTGTATTTAGCTAACTCAATAGTTTCTTCAAGACTACTTTCCCATATTGCTAGCTCACACAATGTGAAACATACAGAAACTCTAACAGGGTTCAAATGGATCGCACGCACCCCTAAACTCGTGTTTGGTTACGAGGAAGCAATTGGTTTCTGTTTGGATCCAGATACAATACGTGATAAAGATGGAATTAGTGCTTGTTTAGCTATTGCTTGTTACGCTGATGCACTAAACGACCGTAATAAAACTTTACAAGATATTCTGGATATTTTTGCTTTGAAATTTGGTCTTCATTTTACAAGCCAACTTTCCATTCGTGCTAAACAAGATCTTATTGAGCATGGTTTGGAGAATCTAAAATATAATCCTCCTACTTTCTTAGCCTCATCTAAAGTGGTAAAAATTGTAGATTTAATGAAGCCAACTAATGGGCTTGAACCTACTCCTGGATACATTTTTTACACTGCAGCTAATGATCGAATAATTGTTAGACCTTCTGGTACCGAACCGAAAATAAAATGCTATATTGAAACAATTGTGCCACCTGAAATAGTTGGTCCGTCATATTTGGCTATGAAAGATATGCGTAACCCGATGACTCAAGCATCTGGACGTATAGCCCAACTAAAAACTGATATACGAAAAGCCACAGGTCTATAA
- a CDS encoding BMP family ABC transporter substrate-binding protein — MNSLKKVIVGATTLSLFLAGCASSSSDNNAAIKVEKKACVMLQTSQSLDYEQNKILVEETAKTVAKINSKKKDSVKVYSFGKNDYKEKIDGAIKEKCDTIMGIGKPVVDLLSFFATQNPEITFISMGTKFVSKLENTKEINISLEESGFLAGYLSAGMTRTGKIATFTDTQSSISETYMDGIRKGIAKYNADNGTGITLVGLNKENEDSKNSSDKKDSKNNDNKGNRKPLLLKENNTEEIKKLVSTLVSDKADILLPVLQKNQEVVLQEISNTPNTSMFWMGQDFTEIKDNQKLVLAMTTVKISHFIQAVVTNTNMGEKIVSDIATNLQNEGLKFKVNPELEKDIPAFLTDEINKIMESLSKGKKLITT, encoded by the coding sequence ATGAACTCTTTGAAGAAAGTAATTGTTGGCGCTACTACATTAAGTTTGTTTTTAGCAGGATGCGCCTCCTCATCTAGTGATAATAATGCAGCTATAAAAGTTGAAAAAAAGGCTTGTGTTATGTTGCAAACCTCACAATCCTTAGACTATGAGCAGAATAAAATACTCGTTGAAGAAACAGCTAAAACTGTTGCAAAAATAAATTCAAAGAAAAAGGACTCTGTAAAAGTATATTCTTTTGGTAAGAATGATTATAAAGAAAAGATAGATGGAGCTATCAAAGAAAAATGTGACACTATTATGGGGATAGGTAAACCAGTTGTTGATTTACTTTCATTCTTTGCAACACAAAATCCTGAAATTACCTTCATATCTATGGGTACTAAATTTGTAAGTAAACTGGAAAATACTAAAGAAATAAATATTTCACTTGAAGAATCAGGATTTTTAGCGGGATATTTGTCTGCTGGAATGACACGTACAGGTAAAATAGCTACTTTTACAGATACTCAGTCATCTATATCTGAAACTTATATGGATGGTATTAGAAAAGGTATAGCAAAGTACAATGCTGATAATGGTACGGGAATTACTTTAGTAGGTTTAAATAAAGAAAACGAAGACAGCAAGAATTCATCAGATAAAAAAGATAGCAAAAATAACGATAATAAAGGTAATCGTAAACCTCTATTATTAAAAGAAAATAATACAGAAGAAATAAAAAAACTTGTTTCCACTTTAGTATCAGATAAAGCAGATATTTTGCTACCTGTTCTACAGAAAAATCAAGAAGTAGTACTTCAAGAAATATCTAACACTCCTAATACAAGCATGTTTTGGATGGGGCAAGATTTTACAGAAATAAAAGATAACCAGAAACTAGTATTAGCAATGACTACAGTCAAAATATCTCATTTTATACAAGCTGTAGTTACAAATACGAATATGGGTGAAAAGATTGTTTCTGACATTGCAACTAACCTTCAAAACGAAGGTCTGAAATTTAAGGTGAATCCTGAGTTAGAAAAAGATATACCAGCATTTTTAACTGATGAAATAAATAAAATAATGGAAAGTTTATCTAAGGGTAAAAAGCTGATTACAACATAA
- the galK gene encoding galactokinase, whose amino-acid sequence MINMLIPWTEEEGKTRVQALFQDTFGDLPENFYKAPGRVNIIGEHVDYNAGICFPMALEHCTFIATKTRADRVVNICSAQEEKLCSFDLDNIGPKGSDKEVQGWISYVAGVFWAFIQEGYENIAGCDIALDSCVPYGAGLSSSAALECVIAVYLADQLGIDIYGADKDLKRADIARMCVRAENEVAGAPTGGMDQSASMRCESGKALALDCKTFTANLVPFKMAENDLELLVIDTKAEHKLVDGQYGKRRQTCMDAAKKLGVSALREISIDTLSDSLDKLDNNVEKQRTKHIVTEIHRTQEFIEILSNNTSYSEDIKQKLGERMFDSHQSLRCDYEVSCKELDLVVDTMKENGAWGSRMTGGGFGGCAIALIQRQDRDRLSQKVAEAFEKAGYTSPVIMTAVAGQGARKL is encoded by the coding sequence ATGATTAATATGCTTATACCTTGGACTGAGGAAGAGGGAAAGACAAGAGTTCAAGCACTTTTCCAAGACACCTTTGGGGATTTGCCTGAAAACTTTTATAAGGCCCCAGGACGAGTAAATATTATTGGTGAACACGTTGATTATAACGCTGGAATATGTTTCCCAATGGCTTTGGAACATTGTACTTTTATAGCTACTAAAACTCGTGCTGATAGAGTGGTAAATATTTGTTCAGCTCAAGAAGAGAAACTATGTAGCTTCGACTTGGATAATATTGGACCTAAGGGTAGTGATAAAGAAGTCCAAGGATGGATAAGCTATGTTGCAGGGGTTTTCTGGGCTTTTATACAAGAGGGATATGAAAATATCGCTGGTTGTGATATAGCACTAGATTCTTGTGTTCCTTATGGAGCTGGATTGTCCTCCTCAGCAGCTTTAGAATGTGTTATAGCTGTTTATTTAGCTGATCAGCTAGGGATAGATATTTATGGCGCTGATAAAGACTTAAAGCGTGCTGATATAGCTAGAATGTGTGTTCGTGCTGAAAACGAAGTAGCTGGAGCGCCCACTGGGGGAATGGACCAGTCAGCATCAATGCGTTGTGAAAGTGGCAAAGCGCTTGCTTTGGACTGCAAAACGTTTACTGCTAACTTAGTTCCTTTTAAGATGGCTGAAAATGATTTGGAGCTACTAGTCATAGATACTAAGGCTGAACATAAACTTGTTGATGGACAGTATGGCAAGCGTCGACAAACTTGTATGGATGCTGCTAAAAAACTAGGGGTGAGTGCTTTACGTGAAATAAGCATAGATACTCTATCAGATAGTTTGGATAAACTAGATAACAATGTTGAGAAGCAAAGAACTAAGCACATTGTGACTGAAATTCATCGAACTCAAGAATTTATCGAAATACTTTCTAACAATACGAGTTATTCTGAAGATATAAAGCAAAAACTTGGTGAAAGAATGTTTGATTCACACCAGAGCTTAAGATGCGACTATGAGGTCAGCTGTAAAGAACTAGATTTAGTCGTTGATACTATGAAAGAAAACGGAGCTTGGGGAAGCAGAATGACTGGTGGCGGTTTTGGAGGCTGTGCGATCGCTTTGATACAAAGGCAAGATCGAGACAGGCTTTCACAAAAAGTTGCTGAAGCTTTCGAAAAAGCTGGATATACTAGCCCTGTTATTATGACTGCAGTTGCAGGTCAAGGGGCAAGAAAACTCTAA
- the galT gene encoding galactose-1-phosphate uridylyltransferase, with product MSKIKKTVITLADGRELIYFDDSVEYVNGDKKRCEADERPLENRYTAFYDDNGKVKEDNLPQMRYDILMGEWIPMATHRMNRTFLPPRDANPLGPKKIGAKYSDGEIPDTDYDVVVFENRFPSLLEIPEAGNSLKALDDNELFLSKPASGRCEVVCFGPNIDQSLVEMGPKRMRTVIEAWADRTKELMKLDTIQQVFCFENHGEAIGVTLQHPHGQIYAYPYATPRMKTMLYNVKTYFEKTGKNLFDNLIESYKKSQPELIIHETDKWILYVPFAAKWPLEMHLMPKRHVNRIDQLDEEEKEELSKMYLQMIKTANKFFEYENGTYLEVPYISAWNQAPKDSTEIRLFCDFFSFQRSIDKLKYLAGSESGMQAWISDTTPEKIAKRLKEVFVND from the coding sequence ATGAGTAAAATCAAAAAAACAGTAATAACATTAGCTGATGGAAGAGAGCTAATATATTTTGATGACAGCGTTGAATACGTCAACGGTGATAAAAAACGTTGCGAAGCAGACGAAAGACCTTTGGAAAATAGGTATACTGCGTTTTATGATGATAACGGTAAAGTCAAGGAAGATAACTTACCACAGATGAGGTATGACATTCTTATGGGCGAATGGATTCCAATGGCAACACATAGAATGAATAGGACATTTTTACCTCCCAGAGATGCTAACCCCTTAGGGCCTAAAAAAATAGGTGCAAAGTACAGCGACGGTGAAATTCCAGACACAGACTACGACGTAGTAGTATTTGAAAACCGTTTTCCATCTTTACTTGAAATACCCGAGGCTGGTAACTCGCTTAAAGCTCTTGACGATAATGAACTATTTTTATCTAAACCAGCAAGCGGCAGATGTGAAGTTGTGTGTTTTGGTCCAAATATTGACCAGTCTTTGGTTGAGATGGGGCCAAAACGTATGCGTACAGTAATTGAAGCATGGGCTGATCGTACAAAAGAACTAATGAAACTGGACACAATACAACAAGTATTTTGCTTTGAAAACCACGGTGAAGCTATAGGTGTTACTCTACAACATCCTCATGGACAAATATATGCATATCCGTATGCTACTCCACGTATGAAAACTATGCTTTACAATGTCAAAACATACTTTGAAAAAACCGGCAAAAATTTATTTGATAATCTCATTGAATCTTACAAGAAATCACAACCTGAGTTGATAATACATGAAACAGATAAGTGGATCTTGTATGTTCCATTTGCAGCTAAATGGCCTTTGGAAATGCATTTGATGCCTAAACGTCACGTAAATCGTATTGACCAACTAGATGAGGAAGAAAAAGAAGAACTTTCAAAGATGTATTTACAAATGATTAAAACAGCTAATAAATTCTTTGAGTATGAAAATGGTACATACCTTGAAGTCCCTTATATTAGTGCATGGAATCAAGCTCCTAAAGATAGTACAGAAATAAGACTATTTTGTGATTTCTTCTCATTTCAAAGGAGTATAGATAAACTAAAGTATCTGGCTGGTTCTGAGTCAGGAATGCAAGCTTGGATAAGTGATACAACTCCAGAAAAAATTGCTAAACGATTAAAGGAAGTGTTTGTCAATGATTAA
- a CDS encoding 2'-5' RNA ligase family protein, translating into MYIPDFEKNEIILGIYISLPSCYGEYIRNYRIEHGDGCAALCPSHITLLPPTVFHRLDLPKIMEHLEDITSTYKPFWIKLDGVASFKPVSNVSYIKVVSGADECKELHDKVLSSEFIDSSSERFSFHPHVTIAHDVSDSSFSVLENEFSDFNSAFICSKICVDLLDTDGSSTNIAVLPLKNLSN; encoded by the coding sequence ATGTATATTCCCGATTTTGAAAAAAATGAGATTATTTTAGGAATTTATATATCTTTACCTTCTTGTTATGGCGAATATATACGTAACTATAGAATTGAACACGGAGATGGTTGCGCTGCTTTATGCCCATCACATATCACTTTACTTCCACCTACTGTATTTCATCGCTTGGATTTGCCAAAGATAATGGAACATCTGGAAGATATAACTAGTACTTATAAACCTTTTTGGATAAAGCTAGATGGGGTTGCGTCTTTTAAACCAGTCTCTAATGTTTCTTATATAAAAGTAGTTTCAGGGGCTGATGAATGTAAAGAGTTGCATGATAAAGTATTGAGCTCTGAATTTATTGATTCTTCATCTGAACGTTTTAGTTTTCATCCTCATGTAACAATTGCTCATGACGTTTCTGATAGTAGTTTCAGTGTACTTGAAAATGAATTTTCAGATTTTAATTCAGCTTTTATATGTTCAAAAATCTGTGTGGATTTACTTGATACTGATGGTTCTTCTACAAACATAGCTGTCTTACCTCTAAAAAACTTATCTAACTAA